The window CATAGCCTTGGCAAGCTGCCGAGCGGCTTCCGTCTTGCCCACCCCGGTTGGCCCAGCAAAGAGGAAGGAGCCGACTGGTTTATCCGGCGATTTGAGCCCGGCCCGCGACAGCTTGATCGCCGTGGATAGCGAGTCGATCGCCGCATCTTGGCCAAACACCGTGAGCTTGAGGTCACGCTCCAGGTTGCGCAGCAATTGCTTGTCTGAGCTGGTGACATTCCTCGGCGGAATTCGGGCGATTTTCGCCACGATATCTTCCACCTGGGCGACGTCGATGCGCGCAGCCCGCTTCTCCAGCGGCTGCAAGCGCTGGTAAGCGCCGGCCTCGTCGATCACATCGATGGCCTTGTCCGGCATGTGCCGATCATTGATGTAACGAGCGGCCAGTTCGGCGGCGGCGCGCAGCGCCTCATCGCTGTATTCGATACCATGATGCTGCTCGAAACGCACCTTCAGTCCACGCAGGATGCCGATGGTGTCCTCGACCGAAGGCTCGGTGACATCCACCTTCTGAAAACGTCGCGCGAGCGCACGATCTTTCTCGAAAATGCCACGGAACTCCTGGAACGTGGTGGAGCCGATGCAGCGGATCTCACCCGAAGACAGCATCGGCTTGAGCAGGTTGGAAGCATCCATCACCCCGCCAGAAGCAGCGCCTGCGCCGATGATGGTGTGAATCTCGTCGATGAACAGAATGGCGTGAGGCCGCTTACGCAGCTCATTGAGCAGCGCCTTGAAACGTTTCTCGAAGTCCCCGCGGTATTTAGTACCTGCCAGCAAGGCGCCAAGATCCAGGGAGTAAACCACGCTGTCGGCCAGCAAGTCCGGAACCTGGCTATCGACAATGCGCTTGGCCAGACCTTCTGCGATGGCGGTTTTACCAACCCCCGCCTCGCCCACTAACAGCGGATTATTTTTACGCCGCCGCGCCAGGATTTGCGCAACGCGCTCGACCTCATGCTCACGCCCCACCAGCGGATCGATCCGCCCCTGGCGCGCGAGGTCGTTAAGGTTGCTGGCATAGGCATCGAGCGGATTGCCGGAGGGCGAAGACTCGCCTCCCTCTTCGTCCTGCATCTCCTGGTCATTCAGGGAATGATCGCCATGCCCAGGAACCTTGGAAATGCCATGCGCAATGAAGTTGACCACGTCAATGCGCGCAATGCTCTGCTGCTTGAGCAAGAACACTGCCTGACTTTCCTGCTCGCTGAAGATTGCCACCAACACATTGGCGCCCGTCACTTCCCGCTTGCCGGAGCTCTGCACGTGAAATACGGCGCGCTGGAGAACCCGCTGAAACCCAAGCGTCGGCTGGGTTTCACGATCTTCGTCATGCTGGGGAATCAGC is drawn from Pseudomonas cavernae and contains these coding sequences:
- the clpA gene encoding ATP-dependent Clp protease ATP-binding subunit ClpA, with product MLNRELEVTLNLAFKEARAKRHEFMTVEHLLLALLDNEAAANVLRACGANLDRLRHDLQEFIDSTTPLIPQHDEDRETQPTLGFQRVLQRAVFHVQSSGKREVTGANVLVAIFSEQESQAVFLLKQQSIARIDVVNFIAHGISKVPGHGDHSLNDQEMQDEEGGESSPSGNPLDAYASNLNDLARQGRIDPLVGREHEVERVAQILARRRKNNPLLVGEAGVGKTAIAEGLAKRIVDSQVPDLLADSVVYSLDLGALLAGTKYRGDFEKRFKALLNELRKRPHAILFIDEIHTIIGAGAASGGVMDASNLLKPMLSSGEIRCIGSTTFQEFRGIFEKDRALARRFQKVDVTEPSVEDTIGILRGLKVRFEQHHGIEYSDEALRAAAELAARYINDRHMPDKAIDVIDEAGAYQRLQPLEKRAARIDVAQVEDIVAKIARIPPRNVTSSDKQLLRNLERDLKLTVFGQDAAIDSLSTAIKLSRAGLKSPDKPVGSFLFAGPTGVGKTEAARQLAKAMGIELVRFDMSEYMERHTVSRLIGAPPGYVGFDQGGLLTEAITKMPHCVLLLDEIEKAHPEVFNLLLQVMDHGTLTDNNGRKADFRNVILIMTTNAGAEIAARASIGFTHQDHSTDAMEVIKKSFTPEFRNRLDTIIQFGRLSHEVIKSIVDKFLTELQAQLEDKHVTLEVSDTARGWLAEAGYDVQMGARPMARLIQDKIKRPLAEEILFGELAEHGGVVHIDLKDGELSFEFETTAELV